The Candidatus Celerinatantimonas neptuna DNA segment GGCAAAACATCGGGGTCTCCAGCAGCGATTTTATGAGCCTGAAGCTGAGCAAAGCAAAGGTCTCCCGTAAGAAAAATGGGATGATCCCTTATTCAACTCTATTCCGTTTAACTTCAAGCAGCTCATTAATTGATGCAGGAACAACAACAGGAGAAGCCTATCTTGGCGATGCACCTGATTTAGGTGCTTTTGAGAAAAAATAACGCTTAGCGAATAGATATTTTTCCATAAAATGACCAGAAGGTATCGGGTTCATCAGATACCTTCTCCAACCGCCTCAATCTGACAATCGAATCAAGATAGGACAATGATCACTTAAATGATATTTTTCAGCTATTGAAACAGGAACGGTTATTTGTCTGAAACTCCCGCTTTGAACATATCTTTTGACTCTTTGATTATACAAAATATGATCAATATATTGCCGGAATTGCTTCATCGCCCCCCAGCTTGTGCGGCTCCAACAATGGCTATGCAAACCTTGAGTTGATAAATAAAGAGAAGTTGAATGATGATAATCTGAACGGAGTATCTTTAGAAACCAGTGATGTTTACCATTGGCCATCCTCCGATTAAAATCCCCTAGGATCATAAAAGGGAGTTTCTCTTTTTTACGATGACGAATCCATTGATTTAAACGTATGGCCTGTAATTTCAATAAATGGCATGAACGAGAAAAATTGTCGCTTTGATAAAAGCAACGGCTCTTCAAATGAACCGATAAAAGTCTCAGGTAAGGGTGATGCCGTTTATATAAAGTGATATCAACTGCATTCCGTAATTGGTCATCATGATCGACATTAAGCTTAAGATCAGAGTTTCGCTGATAAACAATCCCGGCTCTGATAGCAAATCCCGTGAATTGAGGATAATATCCTCTACCACGTTGGCTTGCCCGATGTGATATTTCAATTAAATAATGATTGCCGACGACCCGTCTTAGAACCCGTTTACTACCAACCTCAGAAAAAGCCATAACATCCATATGTGCTCTTCTGAACATATCGGCCATTTGCAGATAATCATCTTTATGGCGTTTAGGTCCATATGCTGAACTGCCATCAAGCCAGTCCAAATTCCAGCTACCAATGGTTAAAGCAGAAACATTGAAACTCACTATAAACGATACTACGACACTCACAAATCTTAATTTCACACTAATCTTCTAAATAATTCAAACAGGTGCAATTCACCATGAAATATTTAAAGATACTATTCTATTAGCAATAAAATTAACAGGATACAGCAACCCAATTCCATCAATCTACGAAGCCTGAATTATTCACTTAAAAACGGGTTATATCAAAGTAAATTCCCCACACACCTTATCAGCTCAACCGCTTAATTTACATCGACACTGACGATATACGATGATTTAGAACTTTAACCCTAATTTTTTCAATTCTTGCTCACATTGCACAGCATCAGAGAATTGAATGCCAGAGAAACCTAAACGACGGCTTCCCTCAATATTTTTCGACAGATCATCAATAAATACAGATTCCTGAGGGTCTACTTGATACTGATTAATTAAATGATTAAAAATCTCTGCATCTGGTTTTAAGCAGCCCACTTCTGCAGATACAATAATTCCAGAAAAACAATCCCAAAAATCGTATTGTTTTTTCAGATAATCAACAATTTCTATCACATTATCCGTTAATGCATACGTTGTATAACCGGCATCAATCAGTTTTTTTAGTAACTCAGTTGAGCCAAACAACAAAATCAACGTACGACGAATGTAATAAAACAGGCTCTCTGTTATTTCTTTTGGTAAATCAAGAAGATGTTGCAATTGGGCTTTAACTTCTTGCTCCGTATACTCTCCCCGGTTCAATCCCCGCCACAATTCACTATGAAAAATCGACTCAGCCAGTGCTTTATGATTAGACGAATCACCAAAAGTTAGCCGAATAATTTCTATCGGTGACCATCTCACCATCACATTACCAATATCAAAGACAACGTTCCTAATCTGGCAAGAACTCATTTTATATCCCTATTAAAAGTTAGAAATGTTCTTAACGTATGATGTTTAATTTGGGCTCAAATTAAACACATCCGCCTCAAATAAAAGATGCTGTGAAGCCCTACATCCATATACCCTTCAAAAATAATCTTACCCCTGATTATAAGTCCCCAAAAGTAACCAAACTTTTGTCAATCCACAAACAATCCTGAGCATATATTTTCTCACAAATCAGTTAAAAGCAGCTCACCGTGCCCAGAATCTCGAGCCAGAAACCAGAAGCCACTAATAAATATACTATTCCTATTCCAAACTTATTTACATTGAAATTTCTTACTCAAAAAACAACAGGAATAGAAGCATCTATCACAACCAAAACTCCGTTTAGCATTGCAAACCGTTTCTCCTGTCACAGGATACAAAATCTATAATGGACTTTTTAACAGATAATACCCCAAAATCAGGGTGCTAGGTTTTCCAAAAGGCTTCCTAGAGTCTGTTTTTGAGTGCTATCCTTTGCTCATATAAAGGAATATTAGAGTATCCCCATGTCTCACAAGGTAATTGACGATATCAATCCAGACTTCTTCAAAATTAGTTTCATTAAACAACCATATCACAATCTCAATTTTCCAAAATACCTCCTTGTCTTCATATCTCAGATGAACAGAGTTTCAGCATTTCTGGCAAAACTTCGGATCGCTCTTAAATTGCCAGCATCTTACTTACTGCCGGTAAATCTTTTTGAGGAACATCTATGAATACAATGGATAGTATCGTCATCTTAGCAACTGCCGCTGCGTCAGGAATGTTTTTTCAGATTTTAAAACTTCCTCCTTTACTTGGTTTCTTACTTGCTGGATTTATTCTCAATCTTATTGGAATTCATAGTTCCCCGGTCATTGAAGTTTTGGCAAATCTCGGGATTACCCTATTGCTTTTTAGCATTGGGCTTAAACTGGATATCCGCACGTTATTAAAACCCGAAGTATTCGGAACATCCATTTTGCACCTATTTTTAAACGGGCTCTCCTTTTGTCTCATCATCGGATTGTTTAAATGGCTGGCTATTCCGCAATTAGTCGGATTAAGTACTAATACAACCTTCTTGCTTGCTTTCGCCTTAAGTTTTTCAAGTACCGTTTTTGCAGTTAAAGTTCTTCAGGAGAAAAGCGAATTACAATCATTATATGGCCGTGTCGCAATAGGGATATTGGTCATGCAGGATCTGTTTGCTGTCATTTATTTAAGTTTTAGTGCAGGGAAATTACCAAGTCTTTGGGCATTATCTCTAATCCTACTCATTCCTATGCGCCGTTTTCTGCTCTTACTGATCAAAAAAGCAGGTCATGGAGAAGTACAACTTTTAGTCGGATTTTCTTTTGCCTTTGTGGTGGGGTATGGATGGTTTAACAGTGTTCACATTAAACCTGATTTGGGTGCACTACTGGTCGGTATGCTACTTGCCGGAACACCACAAGCCAATCATTTAGGCAAAGCTCTGTTTGCCTTCAAAGAACTTTTTCTAGTGGCATTCTTTTTATCTATTGGTATGCACTATTTCCCATCTTACCAAGCACTCCTGACAGCGATTTTACTAAGCCTGTTTTTACCTCTAAAAGGGATTATTTACCTTGCTCTGTTAATTTTCTTCAGATTAAGAGCACGTACAGCACTTATGGGAACATTAAGCCTGACCAACTACAGCGAATTTGGCTTAATAGTTACGACTATTGCTGTAAAGCAAGGTGATCTAAATGGGCAATGGTTGGCTATTTTAGCCATTGCTTTAAGCATCAGTTTCATTATTGCTGCGCCGTTAAATCAACATGCCGATAAGCTTCACCGCATCCTCCTGCCAAAATTACAAAAATGGCAAAGGCGCAAGCTTCATCTGGAAGATTTGCCGATTGAGCTGGGAAATATGGAAATTGTGATACTGGGTATGGGACGAATCGGATCAGGAACGTATGATTTCCTAAGCATGTATTATCCCGACAAGGTCATTGGAATTGATACAGATTTAAATAAAGTTCAGGCACACATCCGCTCCGGTCGAACAGTCATTCAGGGCGATGCCACCGATTCTGATTTCTGGGAAAAACTTGTCCCCAGTAAAACGGTTCAGCTTATTCTTCTGACTATGCCTCATCATAACGGGAATGAATATGCCGTCACTCAACTTCGCCGCCGCCATTACCCAGGTAAGATCGCGGCCATCAGCCGTTATGATGAAGATCAGGCCAGTTTAAATGAGCTTGGCGTCGATGAAGTTGTCAACCTTTATGATGAAGCAGGTCTTGGTTTTGCTAAACATGTCTATGATGTGCTCATTAGCCCCTATTCAGAAACCAATATTCATCTATTCAGCAACGATAAGACAGAAGAAAATACTAAGGTTGAAAAATTATAAAAAATATTCCAGAAAAATATCGCTAATTACTTGCATTATTTGGTGATATTGGCACATTGATAGCTAAGGACAGAGTTGTGAACGATGTCTGTTTTCTTGAGATTAGCGTAACGAAGGGAAAAATATGTGTTCAATTTTTGGCGTACTTGACATTAAGACAGACGTCTCGGAGCTTAGAAAAGTTGCTCTGGAAATGTCAAAGCGGCAACGTCACCGTGGACCAGACTGGTCGGGAAGTTATACATCAGATCATGCTATTTTAGCTCATGAACGTCTTGCAATTGTTGATGTAAATAATGGCGCC contains these protein-coding regions:
- the kefC gene encoding Glutathione-regulated potassium-efflux system protein KefC, yielding MNTMDSIVILATAAASGMFFQILKLPPLLGFLLAGFILNLIGIHSSPVIEVLANLGITLLLFSIGLKLDIRTLLKPEVFGTSILHLFLNGLSFCLIIGLFKWLAIPQLVGLSTNTTFLLAFALSFSSTVFAVKVLQEKSELQSLYGRVAIGILVMQDLFAVIYLSFSAGKLPSLWALSLILLIPMRRFLLLLIKKAGHGEVQLLVGFSFAFVVGYGWFNSVHIKPDLGALLVGMLLAGTPQANHLGKALFAFKELFLVAFFLSIGMHYFPSYQALLTAILLSLFLPLKGIIYLALLIFFRLRARTALMGTLSLTNYSEFGLIVTTIAVKQGDLNGQWLAILAIALSISFIIAAPLNQHADKLHRILLPKLQKWQRRKLHLEDLPIELGNMEIVILGMGRIGSGTYDFLSMYYPDKVIGIDTDLNKVQAHIRSGRTVIQGDATDSDFWEKLVPSKTVQLILLTMPHHNGNEYAVTQLRRRHYPGKIAAISRYDEDQASLNELGVDEVVNLYDEAGLGFAKHVYDVLISPYSETNIHLFSNDKTEENTKVEKL
- the yihX gene encoding Alpha-D-glucose 1-phosphate phosphatase YihX — its product is MSSCQIRNVVFDIGNVMVRWSPIEIIRLTFGDSSNHKALAESIFHSELWRGLNRGEYTEQEVKAQLQHLLDLPKEITESLFYYIRRTLILLFGSTELLKKLIDAGYTTYALTDNVIEIVDYLKKQYDFWDCFSGIIVSAEVGCLKPDAEIFNHLINQYQVDPQESVFIDDLSKNIEGSRRLGFSGIQFSDAVQCEQELKKLGLKF